A window from Mycolicibacterium tokaiense encodes these proteins:
- a CDS encoding GntR family transcriptional regulator, which translates to MASRVEELRRQLVADVNAGTPGSKLGSERELAERYSTSRSTLRQVLAALEEAGLVERVIGRAGGIFISHVQVQRSLTDVVGVPAFLASQGYVAGTRVLSTKIAIPDRTTAQALQLQEGEFVVEIQRVRLADGSPISLERAQLPADRFPGLLEQQLGGSIYEVLESQYGLVTSRADERIEAVNATSEEATLLGIKKNSALLLITRTAYDQDGAPCEFSHDLFRGDRTRLAVTVNGRGIGVPAADIASVTLQSSTKAS; encoded by the coding sequence GTGGCATCGCGAGTGGAAGAGTTGCGGCGCCAGCTCGTCGCCGATGTCAACGCCGGCACCCCGGGCTCCAAGCTCGGCAGTGAACGCGAACTCGCCGAACGGTATTCGACCAGCCGGTCCACCTTGCGCCAGGTGCTGGCCGCTCTCGAGGAAGCCGGTCTGGTGGAGCGGGTGATCGGACGGGCCGGGGGCATCTTCATCAGCCACGTCCAGGTGCAACGCAGCCTCACCGACGTCGTCGGTGTCCCCGCGTTCCTGGCCAGCCAGGGCTATGTGGCCGGCACCCGGGTGCTGTCGACCAAGATCGCCATCCCCGACCGGACCACCGCCCAGGCCCTGCAACTGCAGGAGGGCGAATTCGTCGTCGAGATCCAGCGGGTGCGGCTGGCCGACGGCTCGCCGATCTCGCTGGAGCGCGCGCAACTTCCCGCCGACCGGTTCCCCGGTCTGCTCGAGCAGCAACTCGGCGGGTCCATCTATGAGGTACTGGAGTCGCAGTACGGGCTGGTCACCTCGCGTGCCGACGAGCGCATCGAGGCGGTCAACGCCACCTCCGAGGAAGCCACCCTCCTGGGAATCAAGAAGAACTCCGCGCTGCTGCTGATCACCCGCACCGCCTACGACCAGGACGGCGCCCCGTGCGAGTTCTCCCACGATCTGTTCCGGGGCGATCGCACCCGGTTGGCGGTCACCGTCAACGGCCGCGGCATCGGCGTGCCCGCCGCCGACATCGCCTCGGTGACGCTGCAGAGCAGCACCAAAGCCAGCTGA
- the fabG gene encoding 3-oxoacyl-ACP reductase FabG, with protein sequence MFASLQGRSAIVTGGSKGIGRGIAETFARAGINVVLTGRNQADIDRAVTELADTPGTVSGVAADVANPQECRRVVDEAVERHGGLDILCANAGVFPSNRLEDMTPEDLDLVMGVNFKGTVFSVQAALPALTASGHGRVIITSSITGPITGYPGWSHYGASKAAQLGFLRTAAMELAPKNITVNAVLPGNIATEGLIDLGEEYMATMAASVPAGRLGSAADIGNAALFFATDEASYVTGQTLVVDGGQILPESAEAIAAM encoded by the coding sequence ATGTTCGCATCACTGCAGGGCCGGTCGGCGATCGTCACCGGCGGCAGCAAGGGAATCGGGCGGGGCATCGCCGAGACCTTCGCCCGGGCCGGCATCAACGTCGTGCTCACCGGACGTAACCAGGCCGACATCGACCGTGCCGTGACCGAATTGGCGGACACACCGGGAACCGTGTCCGGGGTGGCCGCCGACGTGGCGAACCCGCAGGAGTGCCGGCGGGTGGTGGACGAGGCCGTCGAGCGTCACGGCGGGCTGGACATCCTGTGCGCCAACGCCGGTGTCTTTCCGTCGAACCGCCTGGAGGACATGACACCCGAGGACCTCGACCTGGTGATGGGGGTGAACTTCAAGGGCACGGTGTTCAGCGTGCAGGCCGCGTTGCCGGCGCTCACCGCCAGCGGGCACGGCCGGGTGATCATCACCTCGTCGATCACCGGACCCATCACCGGCTACCCGGGCTGGTCGCACTACGGCGCCAGCAAGGCCGCCCAGCTCGGCTTCCTCCGCACTGCGGCCATGGAACTGGCCCCGAAGAACATCACCGTGAACGCGGTGCTGCCCGGCAACATCGCCACCGAGGGCTTGATCGACCTCGGTGAGGAGTACATGGCCACGATGGCAGCGTCGGTACCCGCGGGCCGGCTCGGCAGCGCCGCCGACATCGGCAACGCCGCCCTCTTCTTCGCCACCGACGAAGCGTCCTACGTCACCGGTCAGACGCTGGTGGTCGACGGCGGGCAGATCCTGCCCGAATCCGCCGAGGCCATCGCCGCGATGTGA